In the genome of Arachis hypogaea cultivar Tifrunner chromosome 9, arahy.Tifrunner.gnm2.J5K5, whole genome shotgun sequence, the window caattgatggctgcctctttgccctgatgataatttactttcatctttcaaaaaacaaagggaagaagagggctgaaagaccaccaaaaccatggattgccaactggagtaaggagcagttggtggaaagaatcactgcagaaagagaggaaattttggtaagtaaacataatatgttggatgtattttatttacctgaatgctgctaactaaaatatctaatgtttcaggggattgtgaagatggcggagacaagagaaaaaatgaaaaaaatgaaaaaaaaaagaaaaaaaacaagaaataaaaaaaaacaaaaaaaggaaggcgagttcaacatcgtcttcggagacagaaacaactactgacagtgacagttctacctctgagtctgagactcaagaagactcagaggattcaggaagaaaacaccccagcaaaaaggggaaaaagtaagtaccatacttgggtgtaatttctttttcgagttgggtgtattttattgaTCACGTTGGGTGTATGTAGTTTATTAAGCTGGGTGTGTTTCATTTGCTGCGTTAGGTGTATATTGtatattcagttgggtgtatcttgtgcattcatttgggtgtatttttagtatgttctaaataatgatttttcgccttccagaatggactccagaaaaagaaagaagagtcaagaggagtcagattctgattcagaatctaaatctgaatcaagtgatgagtaatgtcctgaaattattactcctttgttttggcttcattataaagatttcatgtattaactgaagtgtctattattaacttataggagtgaagaatcatcaccagtggagaaggaaaagaaaaataaaaagacaaaaagaacaccaaaaaagtaaagcacttctttggataatattctgtgataaaattaattttttatttctgattggtactctttttttttcacccagaacacaaccaaaaaagaaaaaagttgttgtggaggattcacctcctgaagaagatcaatactttgatgggtacagtacctcgtaagctatattcccgtctatcatcgtaattatttttgttaacatcttcttttatgaatgtagtgagagatatgaaatatcaagtgaagAGCTAGATGAATTGCTAAGGAAAAACgttgataaatctgctgcagaggggtatgtcttgctggGTTGTCTATTTCAGATTTTGGTGTGTTTTCTTtcctaataattgtttcttgtttcccAGGGAAAACGAacctgacctgcgatcgacagaaggtcgctatgcctcctctgaaacgtaagaagttttatttaataaaatcttgttatcatggtttgggtgtattttgtggaaccatttgggtgtattttgtggatcaagttgggtgtatgttgtttattaagtTGGGATATTTCGTTTGTTGTCTTGGGTGTTTATTGTCCATTCACTtcgttgtatcttgtgcattcatttgggtgtatttaatACCTGTCTcttattttgtctgaataacatgaaatctgtttagaataccggctgtgaacttgggaagtgatgatccttcctctcaaggacgcacagaacagagtagtgtaaaccacccgtcagagagcatgtaatttctctttcaaataaccgttacttttgttcttctattaccttctacttccaattctgtatatatattttttagaaaaaaaagccctttattattttattcaagaaaaaaaaggcaggaaaaaaaagcaaaaactgcaagtatgtaagttttcaaaaaacaaagcctgtcttctttttgaattgttcgggtgtattttttgactttctttgggtgtattttaggttgagtccggTTCAACAGTCAGCCAGTGAGCTGGCTGAtttgaatatgatggttgtgagggaacagaCACCGTCGGATGCGCTTGtaatgtgagtttttcaagaatatttcaaccttattaccttattattttgaaaggcgttgttaacctttcatttttcttcttgtttagagtcccgattCAAGTTTTTGTGCCGGCGTCCCAAACAACCACTATGCCGGAACTTCAAGAAACACCTGAGTcagattttgaaccaacccctctgctacagattgaaggaactacagaaacgtaagaaatagtattgggtgaatatttgtttagagtttgggtgtatattgggttATAGTTCGGGTGTATATTtgctaacagtttgggtgtatattgttcctgagtaattttttttacgccatgatttattttgtgtaactgtgtagcactcctgaacccccccaacaacttcaagaaaccacacccacgcttccccagctccatctaaaatgtaagttcatcagactaaaatcaatctttgcttatgATCTGTATATTCTTACTCTTATAATACGTTATACATGATGACGCAGTCATCCAGCCGCAGAAGACGTTGCTGCCCTGATGATGATGGCACAGACAGCatcctatgttcctaaaacagatccagtgccatcattcagccttagcttgactgattcaagccaggagggaGCGTCAACGCAGGAGACAAAAAAGGCAAAATCTCCAGAAACTGCAAATTTGCTAGAACAATTAGACAAGTTGGTAcaaaaaatagcaagaaatgcagcaaaagaagaaagtaaaagtCTACAAATTCAAAGagagactgggggagaaagttctgggaagtttgaaactcctgtgGGGATAAATGAGAATACGGATGATATAAAACAGAAGTGTTACATTTGGGGGACGCGAGTGAAGACATACGCAGATGGCGGAACTAACGAGTATGAAAACATGTGCACTTTGATGGCCCAAGATAAATACATTTTGACAAAAATGCACATTGCATCACTCCAGCCAGCAACTTTTATAGAAGCTGAGGTAATATaagaataacattaatgtttttacaccaaagtttTCTACAatgtttattaatataaattcattttggcatatatttctagattgtaaCTGCCATGTGCCTCATTCTTAACCAGACAAATGATAAAagatttcaagaacaaatatactgtctcccccccgatattgtggtaagtgttacttctacgaattttgggtgtattttctgtattcacttgggtgtattttttaaattcaattgggtgtaagttgtgtagtcatttgagtgtatttatagtattcatttgggtgtattttcagtatttcattGGTTTAACAATTGTTGCAGAACATGGCCGTTTCGAAGCACCCAAACGGACAATTCATATCACCTAGAACCAATaaagaattcagggtggaagactacccaagttttattcccttcatagatgcaaaaaaaaaaaacttcgcatccatatgtaagttttcatttgtaaaatttgttagtaccgttctttacttatatgccaaataaaataacacactgttgaaatatggcaatccttcagatttttacACTTGTTTGCTACGCGGAccattggtggttatgggtgattgatacaagaaagcagagatttcatatacttgacccgctacacaagaAAGCTCCAAGCGAGGAGAGAAAGCagcttaataaattcactgtaagttggcTCTGTGttgtcctttgggtgtattttgtggaaccatttAGGTGTATCTTGTGGATTAAGTtgggtgtattactgatttgttttggtatttaagggatatgtaatttCAAGAATGAGAGCATATGTTGGCAGGGAACCTCTGAAGAAaggcgagaaggagaaggaaattaaagcatcatacgtcaaaatatcaggccaaaaatcaacgtataaatttgtgactctgaacattaaactttcctaaatgagatttgtaatttattttcttcattttcagatatgactgcgctatctacgttatgaagtggcttgagttaattgagctggaaaacattaaaaaggggaagtatgaatgggataattggaaacaggtaactgtctttagaactatataactctgtattactttaatgaattaatattgctgtttaaacagaatatactttttaattgtaggacgaggtggaccactatagagtggagtatgcttcgcggatactattcagtgaaaTGAGTAAATAGAGAGATGAAGCAATTAGAGCGagtaatgcaataagactgtTGAAGCCATCCTCcgtattattgagtccgttttgtcagataaattctactgatatagaaaatgagtaatccAACTGCAAGCtaatttgtaaattgaacaaatgctgTAAAAAATTACCATTTATAAACAACTTCTattcaatgaaatttttttccatagttaaacTATATGTGCcgttaaactgtctgtgctgtattcaaaagttGTATTACAGGTGGTTAAATATGAAGGAAAATATCAAGGCAGATCTAAAGACAGATTATAAATTTTACACCCAACGGGGGGTTTAATATACACCCAAGATTGCATAAAACATACACCCAAACTGTATGTGCTGTTAAACTGACTgcgctgtattcaaaatgtatgaattataggtaccaaaatatgaagaaaaacatcaaatcaaatatacacccataacctgcgattttttacacccaaataaagttgaatatacaccctgAAATCTATCCCACCATGATGCTTTGAGACTAAAACCCCgaaccctaaacacttaaaatgtaaaatgtgaattcacagaaatacacccaagagAAACAGTGCTTTTATACCCATATTCTgtaaaactatacacccaaagagttatcccttGCTGCTGGTACTGTAAACTGATAATTC includes:
- the LOC140175242 gene encoding uncharacterized protein, which codes for MTDFSTSSTSQSDSKTKQPFHFRAKIEVQNIQVIANLRNLHQHTIKLSIKNLKRKQSNNTQDLLVTDFWGTQPKKKKVVVEDSPPEEDQYFDGERYEISSEELDELLRKNVDKSAAEGENEPDLRSTEGRYASSETIPAVNLGSDDPSSQGRTEQSSVNHPSESMLSPVQQSASELADLNMMVVREQTPSDALVIVPIQVFVPASQTTTMPELQETPESDFEPTPLLQIEGTTETTPEPPQQLQETTPTLPQLHLKFIQPQKTLLP